The following proteins come from a genomic window of Archocentrus centrarchus isolate MPI-CPG fArcCen1 chromosome 3, fArcCen1, whole genome shotgun sequence:
- the LOC115778142 gene encoding fibulin-7-like, producing MFASPVTVITLLCFCLLHPTCGQDCPSRQEIQGSLKQVQKLLSAHEASYMQSLRNLKKKINLLLSSATRQNTKAINSTCPKLDSLINGRKLGKSHIIGHEVHFLCDPGYELVGSESRVCQESLTWSGQQPTCRDINECASSPCLNGGTCVDEVNQFSCVCAKGWAGVTCRSPVPTFFVTMTNTSAATSPSTAAAASTLPAATTGPYVRPSRCTIVQGTTHCTCEPGYTISGRDSYTCTDIDECELFHNGQAGRLCLHACVNTPGGYRCSCPAGYNVTRDGRSCKDIDECATRQNNCTKDQMCINTYGGFQCVRVDCPKIPNATYVKTSPMRCERNPCPVDNKACSQAPNSFSYHYLAVVSNLSAPRVMFRVSALRPIGDTLRFSLLGGRQARRHFTVQRSDRLTGELMLVSPVHGPATLEAEVEMSELERRVQLGKYITKVTMYVSQYEF from the exons ATGTTTGCATCACCTGTGACTGTCATCACCttattgtgtttctgtttgcttcATCCTACCTGTGGACAG GACTGTCCGAGCAGGCAAGAAATACAAGGGTCTCTGAAGCAGGTCCAGAAGCTTCTGTCAGCCCATGAAGCCTCCTACATGCAGAGTCTGCGAAATCTAAAGAAGAAAATTAATTTGCTGCTGAGCAGTGCAACGAGGCAGAACACAAAGGCCATCAACA GTACCTGCCCAAAACTGGACTCACTCATCAATGGGAGGAAACTTGGCAAATCACACATCATAGGCCATGAGGTTCACTTTCTGTGTGACCCTGGTTATGAACTTGTGGGATCAGAGAGCCGGGTTTGTCAGGAAAGTCTGACCTGGAGTGGTCAGCAACCTACCTGCCGAG ATATCAATGAATGTGCATCCTCCCCCTGTCTGAATGGTGGGACGTGTGTTGATGAGGTGAACCAGTTTTCCTGTGTCTGTGCCAAAGGCTGGGCTGGAGTTACCTGTCGAAGTCCTGTGCCAACAT TCTTTGTCACCATGACAAACACCTCTGCCGCCACCTCCCCatccacagctgctgctgcatccaCTTTACCAGCCGCCACCACTGGGCCCTATGTTCGTCCATCACGGTGCACCATAGTGCAGGGCACCACCCACTGCACCTGTGAGCCAGGATACACCATCTCTGGCAGAGACAGCTACACCTGCACTG ATATTGATGAATGTGAGCTGTTTCATAACGGACAGGCTGGGAGACTGTGTTTGCACGCTTGTGTTAACACCCCTGGAGGCTATCGCTGTTCCTGTCCTGCAGGATACAATGTAACCCGTGATGGACGCAGTTGTAAAG ATATTGATGAGTGTGCCACGAGGCAAAACAACTGCACAAAGGACCAGATGTGCATTAATACATATGGTGGTTTCCAGTGTGTTCGTGTGGACTGCCCCAAAATCCCTAATGCTACATATGTCAAAACATCGCCAAT GCGCTGTGAACGTAACCCCTGCCCTGTGGACAACAAGGCATGCTCTCAGGCCCCAAACTCCTTCTCCTACCATTACCTGGCTGTTGTATCCAACCTATCAGCTCCCCGCGTCATGTTCAGAGTGTCAGCACTGCGGCCAATAGGTGACACCCTTCGTTTCTCCCTGCTAGGGGGAAGGCAAGCTCGTCGCCACTTCACAGTGCAGCGCTCAGACCGCCTCACCGGTGAGCTGATGCTGGTGAGCCCTGTGCATGGCCCTGCCACTCTGGAGGCAGAGGTGGAGATGAGTGAGCTGGAGAGGCGAGTTCAGCTGGGGAAATACATTACCAAAGTCACTATGTATGTTTCCCAGTATGAATTCTAA